From a single Arachis hypogaea cultivar Tifrunner chromosome 3, arahy.Tifrunner.gnm2.J5K5, whole genome shotgun sequence genomic region:
- the LOC112790285 gene encoding zinc finger protein CONSTANS-LIKE 16 yields the protein MSIDMKEAAATATTASALGAKTARACDSCLRRRARWFCAADDAFLCHACDNLVHSANQLASRHERVRLQTASCKLTNKVTTAHAWHSGFTRKARTPRHNNNKHLALQQRLKDQVLFNTACVLPVVPELGVEETALLDDHESEEQLLCRVPVFDPFDAELCNDVYSEVRDEKNHEERGCCDDLESFSEFLPSDMDLAEFAADVETLLGSGIDEDSLGIDCKEEVQREDACVRAETTINIKEGAMVMVKVKDEELDSDTASHLQSVFDITNDDEFDWNIESVLLSAEEKATTAAPVSNNSDSVGEEKKRDIFLRLNYEEVINAWASQGSPWTTGTPPPFNPHDHSWLNFLDPSGGDVHQCSSYGDGRSVRGHVGDGGREARVSRYREKRRTRLFAKKIRYEVRKLNAEKRPRMKGRFVKRSCLVGGATSSFQPSYN from the exons ATGAGCATAGACATGAAAGAAGCAGCTGCAACTGCAACAACTGCAAGTGCCTTGGGTGCCAAGACGGCCAGGGCTTGCGACAGCTGCTTACGGAGGAGGGCACGGTGGTTCTGCGCTGCAGATGATGCATTCCTCTGCCATGCCTGCGACAACTTGGTCCACTCCGCGAACCAGTTAGCGAGCAGGCACGAGAGGGTTAGGCTTCAAACGGCGTCGTGCAAGCTCACCAACAAGGTAACCACCGCACACGCATGGCACAGTGGGTTCACGCGCAAGGCAAGAACACCAcgccacaacaacaacaagcacTTAGCCTTACAACAAAGGCTTAAGGACCAAGTTTTATTCAACACCGCTTGTGTTCTTCCCGTTGTGCCGGAGCTTGGAGTTGAAGAAACAGCTCTTCTGGATGATCATGAGAGTGAGGAGCAGCTGCTGTGTCGCGTGCCCGTGTTTGACCCTTTCGATGCAGAGCTTTGCAATGATGTGTACAGTGAAGTCAGGGACGAGAAGAATCACGAAGAACGAGGTTGTTGTGATGACTTGGAGAGCTTCTCTGAGTTTCTGCCATCGGATATGGATCTTGCTGAGTTTGCTGCTGATGTTGAAACCCTGCTTGGAAGTGGGATTGATGAAGATTCATTAGGAATTGATTGCAAAGAAGAAGTTCAAAGAGAAGATGCATGCGTTAGAGCCGAAACCACCATTAATATTAAGGAGGGTGCAATGGTAATGGTAAAGGTGAAGGATGAGGAGCTTGATTCAGATACAGCAAGTCATCTTCAGTCAGTTTTTGACATCACAAACGATGACGAATTTGATTGGAATATCGAATCGGTGCTCTTATCGGCGGAGGAAAAGGCGACCACTGCCGCACCAGTAAGTAATAATAGTGATAGTGTTGGTGAAGAGAAAAAGAGGGACATATTTTTGAGACTAAACTATGAAGAGGTTATAAATGCTTGGGCAAGCCAAGGTTCTCCGTGGACAACAGGAACCCCTCCTCCGTTCAACCCTCATGATCATTCCTGGCTAAATTTCTTG GATCCAAGTGGTGGAGATGTTCATCAGTGCTCTTCTTATGGGGATGGCAGAAGCGTGAGGGGACATGTTGGAGATGGGGGAAGAGAAGCAAGAGTATCTAGGTACAGAGAGAAGAGAAGGACTCGTTTGTTTGCTAAGAAGATAAGATATGAAGTGAGGAAACTGAATGCGGAGAAGAGACCTAGAATGAAAGGTAGATTTGTCAAGAGATCATGCCTTGTTGGAGGAGCCACATCTTCCTTTCAACCCTCCTATAACTGA